From the genome of Burkholderia cepacia ATCC 25416:
GCTGCTGGTCGTCGATGCGAGCCAGGGCGTCGAGGCGCAGACGGTCGCGAACTGCTATACGGCGATCGAGCTCGGCGTCGAGGTCGTTCCCGTGCTGAACAAGATCGACCTGCCGGCCGCGAACCCCGAGAACGCGATCGAGGAGATCGAGGACGTGATCGGCATCGACGCGACCGACGCGACGCGCTGCAGCGCGAAGACGGGCCTCGGCGTCGAGGACGTCCTCGAAGCGCTGATCGCGAAGGTGCCGCCGCCGAAGGGCGATCCGGCCGCGCCGCTGCAGGCGCTGATCATCGACTCGTGGTTCGACAACTACGTCGGCGTCGTGATGCTGGTGCGCATCGTCAACGGCACGCTGCGTCCGAAGGACAAGATCAAGATGATGGCGACCGGCGCGCAGTATCCGGTCGAGCACGTCGGCGTGTTCACGCCGAAATCGCGCAATCTCGAATCGCTGTCGGCGGGGCAGGTCGGCTTCATCATCGCCGGCATCAAGGAACTGACGGCCGCGAAGGTCGGCGATACCGTCACGCATGCGACCAAGGCTGCCGCCGAGCCGCTGCCGGGCTTCAAGGAAGTGAAGCCGCAGGTGTTCGCGGGGCTGTATCCGGTTGAAGCGAACCAGTACGACGCGCTGCGCGAATCGCTCGAGAAGCTGAAGCTGAACGACGCGTCGCTGCAGTACGAGCCGGAAGTGTCGCAGGCACTCGGTTTCGGTTTCCGCTGCGGCTTCCTCGGGCTGCTGCACATGGAAATCGTGCAGGAGCGGCTCGAGCGCGAGTTCGACATGGATCTCATCACGACCGCACCGACGGTCGTCTACGAGGTCGTGCAGAGCGACGGCTCGACGATCATGGTCGAGAACCCGGCGAAGATGCCGGAGCCCGGCCGCATCGCCGAAGTGCGCGAGCCGATCGTCACCGTGAACCTGTACATGCCGCAGGACTACGTGGGCTCGGTGATCACGCTGTGCGAGCAGAAGCGCGGCTCGCAGATCAACATGCAGTATCACGGCCGCCAGGTACAGCTCACGTACGAGATCCCGATGGCCGAGATCGTGCTCGATTTCTTCGATCGCCTGAAGTCGGTGTCGCGCGGCTACGCGTCGATGGACTACGAGTTCAAGGAATACCGTTCGTCGGACGTCGTGAAGGTCGACATGCTGATCAACGGCGACAAGGTCGATGCGCTGTCGATCATCGTGCACCGCTCGCAGTCGCAATACCGCGGCCGCGAAGTGGCCGCGAAGATGCGCGAGATCATCCCGCGCCAGATGTACGACGTGGCGATCCAGGCCGCGATCGGCGCGCACATCGTTGCGCGCGAGAACATCAAGGCGCTGCGCAAGAACGTGCTTGCGAAGTGCTACGGCGGCGACATCACGCGAAAGAAGAAGCTGCTCGAAAAGCAGAAGGAAGGCAAGAAACGGATGAAGCAGGTGGGTTCGGTCGAGATCCCGCAGGAAGCGTTCCTTGCGATCTTGCGCGTCGAAGACAAATAACAGGACTGTTCCTTTTATGAATTTTGCGCTGATTCTTTTTGTGCTCGTCATCTTGACGGGCGTAGCGTGGGTGCTGGACAAACTGGTGTTCCTGCCGCAGCGACGCAAGGCGGCCGACTCGGCGATCGAGGAGTTCGATCGCCAGCAGTCGCGCATCGACAAGCGTTTCGCGGATGAAAACGCGGTGCAGACGCGTTCGAAGCTGCGCGACGAAAAGCTGCGCCAGCCATGGTGGCTCGAGTACACCGCGAGCTTCTTCCCGGTGATCCTGGCGGTGTTCGTCGTGCGTTCGTTCGTCGTCGAGCCGTTCAAGATTCCGTCGGGCTCGATGGTGCCGACGCTGCTCGTCGGCGACTTCATCCTCGTCAACAAGTTCGAATACGGGCTGCGCCTGCCGGTGACGAACACGAAGATCACGCAGGGCAGCCCGCTGTCGCGCGGCGACGTCGTCGTGTTCCGCTATCCGAAGGATGAGTCGGTCGACTACATCAAGCGCGTGATCGGCCTGCCGGGCGACACCGTCGCATATCAGGACAAGCAGCTCACGATCAACGGCCAGCCGGTGCCCGAAACGCCGCTGCCCGATTTCTTCGACGACGAGCGCCAGAATTACGCGAAGCAGTTCGAGGAAACGATCGGCAACAAGAAGAACGCGATCCTCAACAACCCGGCCGTGCCGCCGTTCGTGATGGGCGCATACGACTATCCGTTTCGCGACAACTGCACGTACAACAGCCGCGGCGTGATCTGCAAGGTGCCGCCCGGTCACTACTTCATGATGGGCGACAACCGCGACAACAGTGCGGACAGCCGCTACTGGGGTTTCGTGCCGGACCAGAACATCGTCGGCCGCGCGTTCTTCATCTGGATGAACTTCAGCGACCTCAAGCGCATCGGTTCCTTCAACTGATCGCATCCGGGTCACTCGCAATACGCGACGCACGGGCCGCGTCGCGTATTGCCGAACTACTTTAAGAACCGGCGGTAACACCGCCTCGTCACGCCTTTTCGCGTCCGGCCGTGCCGTTTCGGCCCGACCGGCGCCCGCGTTATACTCCTGCACATGCCCCTATCCCAGTTGGAAAGCCGGCTGCGCTACGAATTTCGCAATGCGGAATTGTTGCGCCAGGCTTTGACCCATCGTAGTCACAGTGCCACGCACAACGAACGGCTCGAGTTTCTCGGCGATTCCGTTCTGAATTGCGCGGTGGCTGCCCTTTTGTTCCAGCGTTTCAGCAAGCTGGACGAAGGCGATCTGTCGCGCGTACGCGCCAACCTCGTCAAACAGCAGTCGCTGTACGAAATTGCTCAGGCCCTGAATATCTCGGACGGGCTGCGGCTCGGCGAGGGGGAGTTGCGCAGCGGCGGGTTCCGCCGCCCGTCGATCCTCGCGGACGCGTTCGAAGCCATCATCGGGGCGGTGTTCCTCGATGGCGGCTTCGAAGCCGCCCAAGGGGTCATCAAGCGCCTCTATATCCCGATTCTCGACCACATCGATCCGCGCACGCTCGGCAAGGACGCGAAGACGCTGCTGCAGGAATACCTGCAGGGGCACAAGATCGCGCTGCCGACCTACACGGTGGTCGCGACGCATGGTGCGGCGCACAATCAGCAATTCGAAGTCGAATGCACGGTGCCGAAGCTCGACGTAAAGGTGTCGGGCTCGGGTGCGAGCCGGCGCGCGGCCGAGCAGGCCGCCGCGAAGAAGGCGCTCGACGAGGTGATGGCGGCCGCGCCGATGCTGGCCGCCAAGCCGAAGCGCTCGAAAAACGCACGCGGGTCGAAGCATGTCGAACCCGAAATCGTGCCGGGCGTGAAGGGCGTGCAGGAAGCGCTCGACCTGCGCTCGCCGGAGCGCAAGGAACGCGCGGCGGCGCGCGAGGCGAGGGCGGCCGGTGCGGCGCCCGCGGCAACCGCGGCGACCGGTAATGAGCCGGCCGCGGCGCCGATGGCCGCGATTCGCGCGGCGCATGTCGACGCATCTGCCGAGAAGGGTGAGCGGGCGGCGAAGCCGGCGGTCGACAAGGCTGCTGAAAAGCCGGCCGAGCGACCCGACAAGTCCGCGGAGAAGCCCGCTGAAGCCGTGCCCGCCGCACGCGCAGCCGACAAGCCGGCTGCGCAGGCCGCCGATCCGGCCCCCGCGTCTGCCGAAAAGACTTCCGCCGGTACCGACTCCGCTTCGCGCACGGCTGCGCGCACGCGCGACACGGCGGCACCGGATTCCGAGACGCCGCCGGGCGGCGTGAGCCTCGCTGCCGCGCAGGCGCGCGTGGCCGATGCCGACCACTGAATTGCCCATCGATCGTGCCGCGCGCCGCGCGGCCGTTTCCGAACCTGTCTCCCAAACGATATGAACACTCCCGCTCCTACCGGTTTCCGTTGCGGCATGATCGCGATCGTGGGCCGCCCGAACGTCGGCAAGTCGACGTTGATGAACGCACTCGTCGGCCAGAAGATCAGCATCACGTCGCGCAAGGCGCAGACGACCCGCCACCGCATCACCGGCATCAATACGTTCGACGACGCGCAATTCGTGTTCGTCGACACGCCGGGCTTCCAGACCCGCCACAGCACCGCGCTGAACCGTTCGCTGAACCGCGCGGTCACGTCGACGCTCACGTCGGTCGACGTGATCCTGTTCGTGATCGAGGCCGGCCGTTTCGGGCCCGACGACCAGAAGGTGCTCGACCTGATCCCGCCGGGCATGCCGACGCTGCTGATCGCGAACAAGATCGACCGCGTGACCGACAAGGCGTCGCTGTTCCCGTTCATGCAGCAGATGAGCACGCTGCGCGAATTCACCGAGCTCGTGCCGCTGTCGGCGCAGCGTCCGGAAGACATCAAGCGCCTGCTGGACACGATCAAGCCGTACCTGCCGGAAGGCGAGCCGATCTACGGCGAGGACGAGCTGACCGACCGCAGCTCGCGTTTCCTCGCCGCCGAAATCCTGCGCGAGAAGGTGTTCCGCTGGACCGGCGACGAACTGCCGTACACGAGCACCGTGCTGATCGACAAGTTCGAGGAGGAAGGGCGCCTGAAGCGCATCTTCGCGACGATCCTCGTCGAGCGCGATTCGCACAAGGCGATGGTGATCGGCAAGAAGGGCGAGAAGCTCAAGCAGATCAGCACCGAGGCGCGGATGGACATGGAGAAGCTGTTCGACGGCCCCGTGTACCTCGAGACCTTCGTGAAGGTGAAGAGCGGCTGGGCCGACAACGAGGCAGGGCTGCGCGCCTATGGGTACGAATGACGCACTGACGTCGACCGAAGACGCGGTGACGGCCGGCGCGAACGACGCGCCGCTGCCGGCACCGCCCGAACCGCCGCGCAAGGCGCGGCGCGCGACGTCTCGCACGTCCGATTTCCGCGTCGCCGAGCAGCCGGCGTTCGTGCTGCACAGTTACCCGTATCGTGAAACGAGCCTGATCGTCGACGTGCTGACGCGCGATCACGGCAGGCTCGCGCTCGTCGCGAAGGGCGCGAAGCGCCCGCACTCCGCGCTGCGCGGTGTACTGCAGACTTTCCAGCCGCTGCTGCTGTCGTGGTCGGGCAAATCCGAGGTGCGCACGCTGACGGGCGCCGAGTGGGTCGGCGGGATGCTGCCGCTCGGCGGCGACGGGCTGCTGTGCGGCTTCTACGCGAACGAGCTGCTCGTGAAATTCTGCGCGCGCGAGGATCCTCAGCCGCCGCTCTTCAACCACTACGTGCTGACCCTCACGCGCCTTGCCCACGGCGAGCCCGCGGTGCAGGTACTGCGCTCGTTCGAGCGCGTGCTGTTGCGCGAGACCGGCTACGCGATGGCGCTGAACCGCACGGTCGCGCGCCGCGCGGTCGAGCCTGACCGCCGCTACGTGTTCGATCCCGAGCGCGGCGTGCGCAACGCGGACGACGAAGTTCCGTCGCACTGGCCGGTCATTTCCGGGCAGACGTTGCTCGACATGGAGCAGGACGATTACCATCGAGCCCAGACGGTTGCGCAAAGCAAGACGCTGATGCGCTTCCTGCTGAACACCTATCTCGGCGGTACGCCGCTTGCCACGCGTCAGATCCTGATCGACCTGCAAAACCTATGAGCTTCTTCCTGACAACGCCCACCGCCATCGACCTCGGCGTGAACATCGACCACGTCGCGACGCTGCGCAATGCGCGCGGCACGACCTACCCCGATCCGATCCGCGCGGCGCTCGCCGCCGAGGAAGCCGGCGCCGACGCGATCACGCTGCATCTGCGCGAGGATCGTCGCCACATCGTCGATGCGGATGTGCGCAAGCTGCGCCCGCTGCTGAAGACGCGCATGAATCTCGAATGCGCGGTGACGGCCGAGATGCTCGATATCGCCTGCGAAGTGCGCCCGCACGACGCGTGCCTCGTGCCCGAAAAGCGCGAGGAACTGACGACCGAAGGCGGTCTCGATGTCGCCGGCCGCTTCGAGGCCGTGCGTGCGGCGTGCAAGCAGCTTGCCGACGTGGGCGTGCGCGTGTCGCTGTTCATCGACCCGGACGAGACGCAGATCCGTGCCGCGCACGAAGCAGGCGCGCCGGTGATCGAGCTGCATACGGGCCGTTATGCCGAAGCGCACGACGAAGCCGAGCAGCAGCGCGAATACGAGCGCATCGTCGCGGGCGTACAGGCCGGCGCGCAGCTTGGCCTGAAGGTCAATGCCGGTCACGGGCTGCACTACACGAACGTGCAGCAGATCGCCGCGATCGACGGCATCGTCGAGCTGAACATCGGCCATGCGATCGTCGCGCACGCGATTTTCTCGGGCTGGGACAATGCGGTGCGCGAAATGAAGGCGATCATGGTCGCCGCACGCGTTGCCGCGCTGCATGGCGGCGCGCGTTGAAGATGAAAGGCCGCTGCGCATCGCGCGTCATGCCTGACCCGGCTCAGCCGGGCCACACCGGCGCGTACTGACATGGCGATCTACGGCATCGGTACCGACATCGCGCAGGTGAGCCGCGTCGCGGCCGTGCTCGAACGCACGGGCGGCCGGTTTGCCGAGAAGGTGCTGGGCCCCGACGAGCTGCGCG
Proteins encoded in this window:
- the lepA gene encoding translation elongation factor 4 — translated: MDHIRNFSIIAHIDHGKSTLADRIIQVCGGLADREMEAQVLDSMDIERERGITIKAQTAALSYRARDGKVYNLNLIDTPGHVDFSYEVSRSLSACEGALLVVDASQGVEAQTVANCYTAIELGVEVVPVLNKIDLPAANPENAIEEIEDVIGIDATDATRCSAKTGLGVEDVLEALIAKVPPPKGDPAAPLQALIIDSWFDNYVGVVMLVRIVNGTLRPKDKIKMMATGAQYPVEHVGVFTPKSRNLESLSAGQVGFIIAGIKELTAAKVGDTVTHATKAAAEPLPGFKEVKPQVFAGLYPVEANQYDALRESLEKLKLNDASLQYEPEVSQALGFGFRCGFLGLLHMEIVQERLEREFDMDLITTAPTVVYEVVQSDGSTIMVENPAKMPEPGRIAEVREPIVTVNLYMPQDYVGSVITLCEQKRGSQINMQYHGRQVQLTYEIPMAEIVLDFFDRLKSVSRGYASMDYEFKEYRSSDVVKVDMLINGDKVDALSIIVHRSQSQYRGREVAAKMREIIPRQMYDVAIQAAIGAHIVARENIKALRKNVLAKCYGGDITRKKKLLEKQKEGKKRMKQVGSVEIPQEAFLAILRVEDK
- the lepB gene encoding signal peptidase I — protein: MNFALILFVLVILTGVAWVLDKLVFLPQRRKAADSAIEEFDRQQSRIDKRFADENAVQTRSKLRDEKLRQPWWLEYTASFFPVILAVFVVRSFVVEPFKIPSGSMVPTLLVGDFILVNKFEYGLRLPVTNTKITQGSPLSRGDVVVFRYPKDESVDYIKRVIGLPGDTVAYQDKQLTINGQPVPETPLPDFFDDERQNYAKQFEETIGNKKNAILNNPAVPPFVMGAYDYPFRDNCTYNSRGVICKVPPGHYFMMGDNRDNSADSRYWGFVPDQNIVGRAFFIWMNFSDLKRIGSFN
- the rnc gene encoding ribonuclease III, whose translation is MPLSQLESRLRYEFRNAELLRQALTHRSHSATHNERLEFLGDSVLNCAVAALLFQRFSKLDEGDLSRVRANLVKQQSLYEIAQALNISDGLRLGEGELRSGGFRRPSILADAFEAIIGAVFLDGGFEAAQGVIKRLYIPILDHIDPRTLGKDAKTLLQEYLQGHKIALPTYTVVATHGAAHNQQFEVECTVPKLDVKVSGSGASRRAAEQAAAKKALDEVMAAAPMLAAKPKRSKNARGSKHVEPEIVPGVKGVQEALDLRSPERKERAAAREARAAGAAPAATAATGNEPAAAPMAAIRAAHVDASAEKGERAAKPAVDKAAEKPAERPDKSAEKPAEAVPAARAADKPAAQAADPAPASAEKTSAGTDSASRTAARTRDTAAPDSETPPGGVSLAAAQARVADADH
- the era gene encoding GTPase Era, with the translated sequence MNTPAPTGFRCGMIAIVGRPNVGKSTLMNALVGQKISITSRKAQTTRHRITGINTFDDAQFVFVDTPGFQTRHSTALNRSLNRAVTSTLTSVDVILFVIEAGRFGPDDQKVLDLIPPGMPTLLIANKIDRVTDKASLFPFMQQMSTLREFTELVPLSAQRPEDIKRLLDTIKPYLPEGEPIYGEDELTDRSSRFLAAEILREKVFRWTGDELPYTSTVLIDKFEEEGRLKRIFATILVERDSHKAMVIGKKGEKLKQISTEARMDMEKLFDGPVYLETFVKVKSGWADNEAGLRAYGYE
- the recO gene encoding DNA repair protein RecO, which gives rise to MGTNDALTSTEDAVTAGANDAPLPAPPEPPRKARRATSRTSDFRVAEQPAFVLHSYPYRETSLIVDVLTRDHGRLALVAKGAKRPHSALRGVLQTFQPLLLSWSGKSEVRTLTGAEWVGGMLPLGGDGLLCGFYANELLVKFCAREDPQPPLFNHYVLTLTRLAHGEPAVQVLRSFERVLLRETGYAMALNRTVARRAVEPDRRYVFDPERGVRNADDEVPSHWPVISGQTLLDMEQDDYHRAQTVAQSKTLMRFLLNTYLGGTPLATRQILIDLQNL
- the pdxJ gene encoding pyridoxine 5'-phosphate synthase, which gives rise to MSFFLTTPTAIDLGVNIDHVATLRNARGTTYPDPIRAALAAEEAGADAITLHLREDRRHIVDADVRKLRPLLKTRMNLECAVTAEMLDIACEVRPHDACLVPEKREELTTEGGLDVAGRFEAVRAACKQLADVGVRVSLFIDPDETQIRAAHEAGAPVIELHTGRYAEAHDEAEQQREYERIVAGVQAGAQLGLKVNAGHGLHYTNVQQIAAIDGIVELNIGHAIVAHAIFSGWDNAVREMKAIMVAARVAALHGGAR